A window of Enoplosus armatus isolate fEnoArm2 chromosome 3, fEnoArm2.hap1, whole genome shotgun sequence contains these coding sequences:
- the txnrd3 gene encoding thioredoxin reductase 3 isoform X1 has product MPPIENDTGKNELKSRIRQLIDSNQVVVFSKSYCPYCVKVKDLFKELKVECNVVELDLIEDGTNYQEMLLEMTGQKTVPNVFINKTHIGGCDKTMQAHKDGSLQQLLSGENEAYDYDLIVIGGGSGGLACSKEAAILGKKAMVLDYVVPTPKGTSWGLGGTCVNVGCIPKKLMHQTALLGTAVQDARKFGWEFDETGEGSEDRPRRSRRGDIAPACRVKHNWETMKMAVNNYIGSLNWGYRVALRDKNVNYVNAYAEFIEPHKIKATNKRGKETFYTAAKFVLATGERPRYLGIPGDKEHCITSDDLFSLSYCPGKTLVIGASYVALECGGFLAGLGLDVTIMVRSILLRGFDQDMANRAGEHMEEHGIKFLRKYVPVKVEELEAGTPGRLKVTAKSTETDEIIEGEYNTVLIAVGRDACTDKIGLDKAGVKVNPKNGKIPVNDEEQTNVPHIYAIGDILEGKWELTPVAIQAGKLLARRLYKGSKLKCDYVNVPTTVFTPLEYGACGLSEERATELYGQDNIEVYHSLFWPLEFTVPGRDNNRCYSKIICNKLDNDRVIGFHYLGPNAGEVTQGFGAAMKCGATKEQLDGTIGIHPTCAEIFTTLEVTKSSGGDITQSGC; this is encoded by the exons ATGCCTCCCATCGAAAACGACACCGGGAAGAATGAACTAAAATCTCGGATACGGCAGCTTATTGACTCCAATCAAGTGGTGGTTTTCAGCAAAAGCTACTGTCCGTATTGTGTCAAG gtGAAAGACTTGTTCAAAGAGCTGAAAGTCGAGTGTAATGTGGTGGAGTTGGATCTAATAG AGGATGGAACCAACTACCAGGAGATGTTGCTCGAGATGACTGGACAGAAAACTGTTCCTAATGTCTTCATCAACAAGACTCACATTGGCGGCTGTGACAAAACAATGCAG GCTCATAAAGAcggcagcctgcagcagctacTGAGTGGAGAAAATGAAGCTTATGACTACGACCTGATTGTCATCGGGGGAGGATCTGGAGGCCTGGCCTGCTCAAAG GAAGCTGCTATATTGGGGAAGAAGGCCATGGTACTGGATTATGTTGTGCCCACACCAAAGGGAACCAGCTGGG GTCTGGGTGGAACCTGCGTGAACGTGGGCTGCATTCCCAAGAAGCTGATGCACCAGACGGCCCTGCTGGGCACTGCTGTGCAGGATGCGCGCAAGTTCGGCTGGGAGTTTGACGAGACAGGTGAGGGCTCAGAGGATCGACCCAGGAGGTCACGGAGGGGGGACATCGCACCGGCTTGCCGTG TGAAACACAACTGGGAGACGATGAAGATGGCGGTGAACAACTACATCGGCTCATTGAACTGGGGCTACAGGGTGGCACTGAGAGACAAGAATGTCAACTACGTTAATGCCTATGCAGAGTTCATTGAACCACACAAAATCAAG GCAACAAACAAACGAGGGAAAGAGACGTTTTACACGGCAGCCAAGTTTGTCTTGGCTACAGGCGAGAGGCCGCGCTACCTGGGCATCCCTGGAGACAAGGAGCACTGCATCACCAG TGACGACCTCTTCTCGTTGTCTTACTGTCCGGGAAAGACCCTGGTGATTGGGGCGTCGTACGTGGCTCTGGAGTGCGGCGGCTTCCTCGCCGGCCTGGGTCTCGATGTCACCATCATGGTCCGGTCCATCCTACTGAGGGGCTTCGATCAGGACATGGCCAACCGTGCTGGAGAACACATGGAGGAGCACGGCATCAAGTTCCTCCGCAAATATGTCCCTGTAAAG gtagAGGAGCTGGAAGCAGGCACTCCTGGCAGGCTGAAGGTGACAGCCAAGTCCACAGAAACCGATGAGATCATCGAGGGAGAGTACAACACT GTGTTGATAGCAGTGGGCAGAGATGCGTGCACAGACAAGATTGGCCTGGACAAGGCAGGGGTCAAAGTCAACCCCAA GAATGGAAAGATTCCAGTGAACGATGAAGAGCAGACCAATGTCCCCCACATCTACGCCATTGGAGATATTCTGGAAGGCAAGTGGGAGCTGACACCCGTGGCCATCCAGGCCGGCAAGCTGCTGGCACGACGCCTCTACAAGGGCTCAAAACTCAAG TGTGACTACGTCAACGTTCCCACCACTGTCTTCACCCCACTGGAGTACGGTGCCTGTGGTCTGTCAGAGGAGAGAGCCACTGAGCTCTACGGGCAGGACAACATTGAG GTGTACCACAGTCTGTTCTGGCCTCTGGAGTTCACTGTGCCCGGCAGAGACAACAACAGATGCTACAGCAAGATCATCTGCAATAAACTGGACAAC GATCGAGTCATAGGGTTCCACTATCTGGGTCCAAATGCTGGAGAGGTGACCCAAGGCTTCGGTGCggccatgaaatgtggtgcCACCAAGGAGCAGCTAGACGGCACCATCGGCATCCACCCAACCTGTGCTGAG ATCTTCACCACTTTGGAGGTGACCAAGAGTTCCGGCGGAGACATCACCCAGTCCGGCTGCTGA
- the txnrd3 gene encoding thioredoxin reductase 3 isoform X2 has protein sequence MPPIENDTGKNELKSRIRQLIDSNQVVVFSKSYCPYCVKVKDLFKELKVECNVVELDLIEDGTNYQEMLLEMTGQKTVPNVFINKTHIGGCDKTMQAHKDGSLQQLLSGENEAYDYDLIVIGGGSGGLACSKEAAILGKKAMVLDYVVPTPKGTSWGLGGTCVNVGCIPKKLMHQTALLGTAVQDARKFGWEFDETVKHNWETMKMAVNNYIGSLNWGYRVALRDKNVNYVNAYAEFIEPHKIKATNKRGKETFYTAAKFVLATGERPRYLGIPGDKEHCITSDDLFSLSYCPGKTLVIGASYVALECGGFLAGLGLDVTIMVRSILLRGFDQDMANRAGEHMEEHGIKFLRKYVPVKVEELEAGTPGRLKVTAKSTETDEIIEGEYNTVLIAVGRDACTDKIGLDKAGVKVNPKNGKIPVNDEEQTNVPHIYAIGDILEGKWELTPVAIQAGKLLARRLYKGSKLKCDYVNVPTTVFTPLEYGACGLSEERATELYGQDNIEVYHSLFWPLEFTVPGRDNNRCYSKIICNKLDNDRVIGFHYLGPNAGEVTQGFGAAMKCGATKEQLDGTIGIHPTCAEIFTTLEVTKSSGGDITQSGC, from the exons ATGCCTCCCATCGAAAACGACACCGGGAAGAATGAACTAAAATCTCGGATACGGCAGCTTATTGACTCCAATCAAGTGGTGGTTTTCAGCAAAAGCTACTGTCCGTATTGTGTCAAG gtGAAAGACTTGTTCAAAGAGCTGAAAGTCGAGTGTAATGTGGTGGAGTTGGATCTAATAG AGGATGGAACCAACTACCAGGAGATGTTGCTCGAGATGACTGGACAGAAAACTGTTCCTAATGTCTTCATCAACAAGACTCACATTGGCGGCTGTGACAAAACAATGCAG GCTCATAAAGAcggcagcctgcagcagctacTGAGTGGAGAAAATGAAGCTTATGACTACGACCTGATTGTCATCGGGGGAGGATCTGGAGGCCTGGCCTGCTCAAAG GAAGCTGCTATATTGGGGAAGAAGGCCATGGTACTGGATTATGTTGTGCCCACACCAAAGGGAACCAGCTGGG GTCTGGGTGGAACCTGCGTGAACGTGGGCTGCATTCCCAAGAAGCTGATGCACCAGACGGCCCTGCTGGGCACTGCTGTGCAGGATGCGCGCAAGTTCGGCTGGGAGTTTGACGAGACAG TGAAACACAACTGGGAGACGATGAAGATGGCGGTGAACAACTACATCGGCTCATTGAACTGGGGCTACAGGGTGGCACTGAGAGACAAGAATGTCAACTACGTTAATGCCTATGCAGAGTTCATTGAACCACACAAAATCAAG GCAACAAACAAACGAGGGAAAGAGACGTTTTACACGGCAGCCAAGTTTGTCTTGGCTACAGGCGAGAGGCCGCGCTACCTGGGCATCCCTGGAGACAAGGAGCACTGCATCACCAG TGACGACCTCTTCTCGTTGTCTTACTGTCCGGGAAAGACCCTGGTGATTGGGGCGTCGTACGTGGCTCTGGAGTGCGGCGGCTTCCTCGCCGGCCTGGGTCTCGATGTCACCATCATGGTCCGGTCCATCCTACTGAGGGGCTTCGATCAGGACATGGCCAACCGTGCTGGAGAACACATGGAGGAGCACGGCATCAAGTTCCTCCGCAAATATGTCCCTGTAAAG gtagAGGAGCTGGAAGCAGGCACTCCTGGCAGGCTGAAGGTGACAGCCAAGTCCACAGAAACCGATGAGATCATCGAGGGAGAGTACAACACT GTGTTGATAGCAGTGGGCAGAGATGCGTGCACAGACAAGATTGGCCTGGACAAGGCAGGGGTCAAAGTCAACCCCAA GAATGGAAAGATTCCAGTGAACGATGAAGAGCAGACCAATGTCCCCCACATCTACGCCATTGGAGATATTCTGGAAGGCAAGTGGGAGCTGACACCCGTGGCCATCCAGGCCGGCAAGCTGCTGGCACGACGCCTCTACAAGGGCTCAAAACTCAAG TGTGACTACGTCAACGTTCCCACCACTGTCTTCACCCCACTGGAGTACGGTGCCTGTGGTCTGTCAGAGGAGAGAGCCACTGAGCTCTACGGGCAGGACAACATTGAG GTGTACCACAGTCTGTTCTGGCCTCTGGAGTTCACTGTGCCCGGCAGAGACAACAACAGATGCTACAGCAAGATCATCTGCAATAAACTGGACAAC GATCGAGTCATAGGGTTCCACTATCTGGGTCCAAATGCTGGAGAGGTGACCCAAGGCTTCGGTGCggccatgaaatgtggtgcCACCAAGGAGCAGCTAGACGGCACCATCGGCATCCACCCAACCTGTGCTGAG ATCTTCACCACTTTGGAGGTGACCAAGAGTTCCGGCGGAGACATCACCCAGTCCGGCTGCTGA
- the LOC139283313 gene encoding carbohydrate sulfotransferase 11-like, giving the protein MRKPKVIRMVFALCLGCFIMVILYFNSSLKPASEPVGERSSGQKSRRSPLQTLYDGDQAESTVQVIHQGRREVLEEACRSYTRKRRVLIPEDLKHVIVDDQHGLLYCYVPKVACTNWKRVLMVLTGVAGSHRDPLAIPANEAHIPGNLRTLSEYSTSQINQRLRSYLKFVFVREPFERLVSAYRNKFTRSYNTAFHKRYGTKIVRRHRPDPQPEALERGNDVSFEEFVYYLVDPATQREEPFNEHWERVHSLCHPCLIHYDVVGKYETLEQDSRYVLQLAGVKDQVSFPASSKSTRTTGDMAAQFFHNISPFYQKKLYNLYRMDFLLFNYSIPAYLKFR; this is encoded by the exons ATGAGGAAACCCAAAGTCATTCGGATGGTTTTTGCGTTGTGTCTGGGCTGTTTCATCATGGTCATCCTCTACTTCAACAGCAGTCTGAAGCCAG CCTCGGAGCCCGTCGGTGAAAGAAGCAGCGGGCAGAAGTCGAGGAGGAGCCCTCTACAGACGCTTTATGATGGTGACCAG GCTGAGTCAACAGTACAGGTGATCCATCAGGGCCGACGGGAGGTATTAGAAGAAGCCTGTCGCTCCTACACCCGCAAGCGCAGAGTCCTCATTCCTGAGGACCTGAAGCACGTCATCGTGGACGACCAGCACGGCTTGCTGTACTGCTACGTGCCCAAAGTGGCCTGCACCAACTGGAAGCGGGTGCTCATGGTTCTGACAGGCGTTGCCGGGTCCCATCGAGACCCACTGGCGATCCCAGCCAACGAGGCCCACATCCCCGGAAACCTCCGCACTCTGTCGGAGTACTCCACCTCCCAGATCAACCAGCGGCTGCGCTCCTACCTGAAGTTCGTCTTCGTACGCGAGCCCTTCGAGCGGCTGGTGTCCGCGTATCGCAACAAATTCACACGGAGCTACAACACAGCTTTTCATAAACGTTACGGCACAAAGATAGTGCGCCGGCACAGGCCGGACCCACAGCCGGAAGCTTTGGAGAGAGGAAACGACGTCTCCTTTGAGGAGTTTGTGTATTACCTCGTGGACCCTGCCACCCAGCGAGAAGAGCCCTTCAATGAGCACTGGGAGCGGGTGCACTCGCTGTGCCACCCCTGCCTCATCCACTACGATGTGGTGGGTAAATACGAGACGCTGGAGCAGGACTCCCGCTACGTGCTACAGCTGGCCGGGGTGAAGGACCAGGTCAGCTTCCCAGCCTCGTCCAAAAGCACCCGGACTACGGGAGACATGGCTGCCCAGTTCTTCCACAACATCAGCCCCTTCTACCAGAAGAAGCTGTACAACCTCTACCGCATGGACTTCCTGCTCTTCAACTACTCCATACCAGCCTACCTCAAGTTTAGATGA
- the txnrd3 gene encoding thioredoxin reductase 3 isoform X3, translating into MPPIENDTGKNELKSRIRQLIDSNQVVVFSKSYCPYCVKVKDLFKELKVECNVVELDLIEDGTNYQEMLLEMTGQKTVPNVFINKTHIGGCDKTMQAHKDGSLQQLLSGENEAYDYDLIVIGGGSGGLACSKEAAILGKKAMVLDYVVPTPKGTSWGLGGTCVNVGCIPKKLMHQTALLGTAVQDARKFGWEFDETVKHNWETMKMAVNNYIGSLNWGYRVALRDKNVNYVNAYAEFIEPHKIKATNKRGKETFYTAAKFVLATGERPRYLGIPGDKEHCITSDDLFSLSYCPGKTLVIGASYVALECGGFLAGLGLDVTIMVRSILLRGFDQDMANRAGEHMEEHGIKFLRKYVPVKVEELEAGTPGRLKVTAKSTETDEIIEGEYNTVLIAVGRDACTDKIGLDKAGVKVNPKNGKIPVNDEEQTNVPHIYAIGDILEGKWELTPVAIQAGKLLARRLYKGSKLKVYHSLFWPLEFTVPGRDNNRCYSKIICNKLDNDRVIGFHYLGPNAGEVTQGFGAAMKCGATKEQLDGTIGIHPTCAEIFTTLEVTKSSGGDITQSGC; encoded by the exons ATGCCTCCCATCGAAAACGACACCGGGAAGAATGAACTAAAATCTCGGATACGGCAGCTTATTGACTCCAATCAAGTGGTGGTTTTCAGCAAAAGCTACTGTCCGTATTGTGTCAAG gtGAAAGACTTGTTCAAAGAGCTGAAAGTCGAGTGTAATGTGGTGGAGTTGGATCTAATAG AGGATGGAACCAACTACCAGGAGATGTTGCTCGAGATGACTGGACAGAAAACTGTTCCTAATGTCTTCATCAACAAGACTCACATTGGCGGCTGTGACAAAACAATGCAG GCTCATAAAGAcggcagcctgcagcagctacTGAGTGGAGAAAATGAAGCTTATGACTACGACCTGATTGTCATCGGGGGAGGATCTGGAGGCCTGGCCTGCTCAAAG GAAGCTGCTATATTGGGGAAGAAGGCCATGGTACTGGATTATGTTGTGCCCACACCAAAGGGAACCAGCTGGG GTCTGGGTGGAACCTGCGTGAACGTGGGCTGCATTCCCAAGAAGCTGATGCACCAGACGGCCCTGCTGGGCACTGCTGTGCAGGATGCGCGCAAGTTCGGCTGGGAGTTTGACGAGACAG TGAAACACAACTGGGAGACGATGAAGATGGCGGTGAACAACTACATCGGCTCATTGAACTGGGGCTACAGGGTGGCACTGAGAGACAAGAATGTCAACTACGTTAATGCCTATGCAGAGTTCATTGAACCACACAAAATCAAG GCAACAAACAAACGAGGGAAAGAGACGTTTTACACGGCAGCCAAGTTTGTCTTGGCTACAGGCGAGAGGCCGCGCTACCTGGGCATCCCTGGAGACAAGGAGCACTGCATCACCAG TGACGACCTCTTCTCGTTGTCTTACTGTCCGGGAAAGACCCTGGTGATTGGGGCGTCGTACGTGGCTCTGGAGTGCGGCGGCTTCCTCGCCGGCCTGGGTCTCGATGTCACCATCATGGTCCGGTCCATCCTACTGAGGGGCTTCGATCAGGACATGGCCAACCGTGCTGGAGAACACATGGAGGAGCACGGCATCAAGTTCCTCCGCAAATATGTCCCTGTAAAG gtagAGGAGCTGGAAGCAGGCACTCCTGGCAGGCTGAAGGTGACAGCCAAGTCCACAGAAACCGATGAGATCATCGAGGGAGAGTACAACACT GTGTTGATAGCAGTGGGCAGAGATGCGTGCACAGACAAGATTGGCCTGGACAAGGCAGGGGTCAAAGTCAACCCCAA GAATGGAAAGATTCCAGTGAACGATGAAGAGCAGACCAATGTCCCCCACATCTACGCCATTGGAGATATTCTGGAAGGCAAGTGGGAGCTGACACCCGTGGCCATCCAGGCCGGCAAGCTGCTGGCACGACGCCTCTACAAGGGCTCAAAACTCAAG GTGTACCACAGTCTGTTCTGGCCTCTGGAGTTCACTGTGCCCGGCAGAGACAACAACAGATGCTACAGCAAGATCATCTGCAATAAACTGGACAAC GATCGAGTCATAGGGTTCCACTATCTGGGTCCAAATGCTGGAGAGGTGACCCAAGGCTTCGGTGCggccatgaaatgtggtgcCACCAAGGAGCAGCTAGACGGCACCATCGGCATCCACCCAACCTGTGCTGAG ATCTTCACCACTTTGGAGGTGACCAAGAGTTCCGGCGGAGACATCACCCAGTCCGGCTGCTGA